In a genomic window of Nocardia fluminea:
- a CDS encoding helix-turn-helix transcriptional regulator → MDTASTGQHRIGAGRGAPDSDQCPLVAPGFWDAVPIRAALSNRHMGKVIAAYRAHPAHPRPISQAQMGRWVGITQGQLSRIENGPPIKYLDRLVQWATLLTIPADLLWFQLPGQAPRAVPAAIPATAPAAGPFRLVRITDASGDEDPDLAAVRAFRSADQSLGGGHLYTAVIDYLHTDIAPRLFGGDQRGDARSLFTAAAGLTEMAGWMAHDAGHDRQADQHFRRALDLAVVGRDHHLHVHVLASLSHLSLHRRKPDAALGYAHDAEMALSRAGRNPELTARIYALQARAHAAQHQPGHAHRLLDQAARTLEAPAEPVASPWASHFDQASLASDAARCLRTVGDLPAAARNAHRIIGLRPVGTRSHAFAQLSLAAILTAQGHPDHACVVATKVLDSISTMNSHQLTLQLHGLDHQLRPYLTNRMVGQFVDRLTAVIHERASMHRTAAIT, encoded by the coding sequence ATGGACACCGCGTCGACCGGGCAGCACCGTATCGGTGCGGGACGTGGCGCTCCGGATTCTGACCAGTGCCCCTTGGTGGCACCTGGATTCTGGGATGCCGTACCCATCCGGGCCGCGCTGAGCAACCGGCACATGGGGAAGGTGATCGCCGCCTATCGCGCTCATCCGGCCCACCCTCGCCCGATATCGCAGGCTCAGATGGGACGTTGGGTCGGGATCACCCAAGGTCAGCTCAGCCGCATCGAGAACGGCCCACCGATCAAGTATCTGGACAGGCTTGTCCAGTGGGCAACCCTGCTCACAATCCCGGCGGATCTGCTCTGGTTCCAGTTGCCTGGTCAGGCCCCTCGCGCAGTACCAGCGGCTATCCCGGCGACGGCACCTGCGGCAGGGCCGTTCCGGCTGGTACGTATCACCGACGCGTCCGGTGACGAGGATCCCGACCTCGCCGCCGTGCGCGCGTTCCGCTCCGCCGACCAGTCATTGGGCGGTGGACACCTCTACACCGCGGTCATCGACTACCTGCACACCGATATCGCGCCCCGACTGTTCGGGGGAGACCAGCGAGGCGACGCCCGCTCGTTGTTCACCGCCGCCGCCGGCCTCACCGAAATGGCCGGGTGGATGGCTCATGATGCCGGACACGACCGCCAAGCCGACCAGCACTTCCGCCGCGCCCTGGACCTCGCAGTCGTCGGCCGAGACCACCATCTCCACGTCCACGTCCTGGCCAGCCTCAGCCACCTGTCCCTGCATCGACGCAAACCCGACGCAGCCCTGGGCTATGCCCACGACGCCGAGATGGCACTGTCGCGGGCTGGCCGCAATCCCGAACTCACCGCCCGCATCTATGCCCTGCAAGCCCGTGCACACGCCGCTCAACACCAACCCGGACACGCCCACCGTCTACTCGATCAGGCCGCTCGCACTCTCGAGGCCCCCGCCGAACCGGTCGCCTCACCGTGGGCAAGTCACTTCGACCAAGCTTCACTGGCCAGCGACGCCGCCCGATGTCTGCGCACCGTCGGCGACCTGCCCGCCGCGGCCCGAAATGCCCACCGCATCATCGGCCTACGCCCTGTTGGTACCCGCTCACACGCCTTCGCGCAGCTGAGTCTTGCAGCGATCCTCACCGCTCAAGGCCACCCTGATCACGCGTGCGTCGTCGCGACGAAAGTCCTCGACAGCATCTCCACCATGAACTCCCACCAGCTCACACTCCAACTCCACGGCCTTGACCACCAACTGCGGCCCTACCTCACCAACCGCATGGTGGGACAATTCGTAGACCGACTCACCGCGGTGATCCACGAAAGGGCCTCGATGCATCGAACGGCGGCGATCACATGA
- a CDS encoding PIG-L deacetylase family protein, producing the protein MRIDWGAQRALVIAPHPDDEVIGCGGLISRIKREGGQVHVLYAVVDDLIEYSKAGHSSTAQRLAEITRVAEFFPLDAWQPGLVGQGATLRLDTMAQTEIVDLLEGRPTHQMALPVLRPTVVLSPEITSYNQDHAAIARATLTALRPGPDASRWQPPLVLAYEEPADGWSGATVAAASRNFFVELTADDLDRKIAALKLHGSQWREHPHTRSEDALRGLAAVRGAQSGFAYAEAFACLRWRS; encoded by the coding sequence GTGCGGATCGATTGGGGAGCCCAGCGAGCATTGGTGATCGCACCCCATCCCGACGACGAGGTCATCGGCTGCGGTGGGCTGATCAGCCGGATCAAACGTGAGGGCGGACAGGTTCATGTTCTGTATGCGGTGGTCGACGATCTGATCGAATACTCGAAAGCGGGACATTCGAGTACCGCGCAACGGTTGGCCGAGATCACGCGGGTCGCGGAGTTCTTCCCCCTCGACGCATGGCAACCAGGTCTGGTCGGCCAAGGCGCGACGCTGCGACTGGACACCATGGCACAAACGGAGATAGTCGACCTGCTCGAAGGGCGACCCACCCACCAAATGGCGTTACCGGTGCTGCGCCCAACAGTGGTCCTCTCACCCGAGATCACCAGCTACAACCAGGATCACGCCGCGATCGCGCGGGCGACGCTGACCGCGCTACGCCCAGGCCCGGACGCGAGTCGCTGGCAGCCACCGCTGGTGCTTGCCTACGAAGAGCCCGCCGATGGTTGGAGCGGAGCCACGGTGGCTGCGGCCTCGCGCAACTTCTTCGTCGAACTGACCGCCGATGATCTCGATCGCAAGATCGCCGCGTTGAAGTTGCACGGCAGCCAGTGGCGTGAGCATCCCCATACCCGCTCCGAAGACGCGTTGCGGGGACTGGCCGCCGTGCGAGGTGCGC